Proteins co-encoded in one Astyanax mexicanus isolate ESR-SI-001 chromosome 1, AstMex3_surface, whole genome shotgun sequence genomic window:
- the LOC111191780 gene encoding trichohyalin-like codes for MEGTMSESEVQQTIVLIQKIESEKRDRILQAWTVASKEWTEEKKKMKQEIELLKKEAGRLRMMKKKDGEIKDLKEMRKLHQSEMDLLQKKENDRRDRILKAWTDAGNEWDSEKRKMRQEIAQLKEGEKLRAMKKKDEEQVGEMKELEKMRELHQKEIELLRKTDNERRDRVRESWLKLCSEWKEEKQQMKLEEEKRQRLLESCMKEKDEWKEKVELMMKEREKEKKEMESMMKERKEEKEMEKMRKETEAEVIKEEEEKEERGMEVLVLKMKALSLGEEDNRWQRTNLKSRRRRRAVRSIFPFSTSFL; via the coding sequence atggaggggacAATGAGCGAGAGCGAGGTCCAGCAGACCATTGTACTGATCCAGAAGATTGAGAGTGAAAAAAGAGACCGAATCCTGCAGGCCTGGACTGTGGCCAGTAAAGAATGGACGGAGGAGAAAAAGAAGATGAAGCAGGAGATCGAACTGCTGAAGAAGGAAGCAGGGAGGCtgaggatgatgaagaagaaggatggagaGATAAAGGACCTCAAGGAAATGAGGAAGCTCCACCAATCAGAGATGGATCTGCTTCAAAAGAAAGAGAACGACAGGAGAGACAGAATCCTGAAGGCCTGGACTGATGCGGGTAACGAATGGGACTCAGAGAAAAGGAAGATGAGGCAGGAGATCGCCCAGCTGAAAGAAGGAGAGAAGCTGAGAGCGATGAAGAAGAAGGATGAAGAGCAGGTGGGAGAGATGAAGGAGCTGGAGAAAATGAGAGAGCTCCACCAGAAAGAGATAGAACTGCTCCGAAAGACGGATAATGAAAGAAGAGACAGAGTCCGGGAGTCCTGGCTTAAACTCTGCTCTGAATGGAAGGAGGAGAAACAGCAGATGAAGCTGGAGGAAGAAAAAAGACAGCGTCTCCTGGAGTCCTGCATGAAGGAGAAAGACGAATGGAAGGAAAAGGTGGAGTTGatgatgaaagaaagagagaaggagaagaaggagatggAATCCAtgatgaaagagagaaaggaggagaaggagatggAAAAGATGAGGAAGGAGACGGAAGCCGAGGTGataaaggaggaagaggagaaggaggagagagggatggaggtgCTGGTGCTGAAAATGAAAGCACTGTCCCTTGGAGAGGAGGACAACAGGTGGCAAAGGACCAACCTGAAGTCcaggaggagaagaagagcagTCCGTTCCATTTTCCCTTTCTCTACATCTTTCCTTTAA